From a single Helicovermis profundi genomic region:
- a CDS encoding co-chaperone GroES, whose amino-acid sequence MNIKPLGERVVIKKLEAKEKTESGILLPSQAKEKPQIAEVLAVGPGLLEDGKVVKMEVKIGDKVIFPNYSGTEVKIDGVELIIIEQSKLLAIVD is encoded by the coding sequence ATGAATATTAAACCATTAGGAGAAAGAGTAGTAATAAAAAAACTTGAAGCAAAAGAAAAAACAGAAAGTGGTATTCTTCTTCCAAGTCAAGCAAAAGAGAAACCACAAATTGCAGAAGTACTTGCAGTTGGACCTGGATTATTAGAAGATGGAAAAGTAGTTAAAATGGAAGTTAAAATTGGAGATAAAGTTATTTTTCCAAATTATTCAGGTACAGAAGTTAAAATTGACGGCGTGGAATTAATAATTATCGAGCAGTCAAAACTACTTGCAATAGTGGATTAG
- a CDS encoding ABC transporter ATP-binding protein: MDKKSFIRVNNLKKEYKMGDVVVEALKGASFEIEEGEFVVILGPSGSGKSTLLNLIGGMDSPSEGSIMLSHKNVTKLSEKKLTSYRRDEVGFVFQFYNLMANLTAKENVELATEICKNPLPINDVMKSVNLLDRIDHFPSQMSGGEQQRVAIARAVAKNPKLLLCDEPTGALDFNTGISILSLLSDVNKKYNKTVMVITHNSGIAKMANRVIKMRSGIIIDNYINDKPVSPEGIEW, encoded by the coding sequence ATGGATAAGAAAAGTTTTATTAGAGTAAATAATTTAAAAAAAGAATATAAAATGGGTGACGTTGTAGTTGAGGCGCTAAAAGGAGCGTCGTTTGAAATTGAAGAGGGCGAATTTGTAGTTATATTAGGTCCAAGTGGATCAGGCAAAAGCACTTTACTAAACCTCATTGGTGGAATGGACAGTCCTAGTGAAGGGAGCATCATGCTTTCCCATAAAAATGTTACAAAATTATCAGAAAAAAAACTTACATCATATAGACGTGATGAAGTAGGTTTTGTATTTCAATTCTATAATTTAATGGCAAACTTAACTGCAAAAGAAAATGTTGAATTAGCTACTGAAATTTGTAAGAATCCACTCCCAATAAATGATGTTATGAAAAGTGTGAATTTATTGGATAGAATTGATCATTTTCCGTCTCAAATGAGTGGCGGAGAGCAACAAAGGGTTGCAATTGCAAGAGCTGTAGCAAAAAATCCTAAGTTGCTACTTTGCGATGAACCAACTGGGGCTCTTGACTTTAATACTGGAATTTCTATACTTAGTTTACTTTCAGATGTTAATAAAAAATACAATAAAACAGTTATGGTTATAACCCATAACTCTGGGATAGCAAAAATGGCTAATCGTGTAATTAAAATGAGAAGTGGAATAATTATTGATAATTATATTAATGATAAGCCGGTTTCTCCTGAAGGGATTGAGTGGTAA
- a CDS encoding TetR/AcrR family transcriptional regulator — translation MFIIINCDEYCKKGDNMTGRREKKKREIKDKIIKAAEVVFFEDDYEKITVSEIANRADIGVGTIYNYFKSKDDIFVSTMKTMFDIDYSDININKELLNKPNENNEAVDLIVKYNFKIFLKISKIPKVIIKKLFQIMLNDDGKTKILSELIKLDFKYIYEIEKLIKFSQEKGKLKSNFDAYLMAETIYSIVGINFAMFMYNVKNFDETMIDLEKKIRMVLNEYVAK, via the coding sequence GTGTTTATAATTATTAATTGTGACGAATATTGTAAAAAGGGTGATAATATGACGGGAAGACGTGAGAAAAAGAAGCGAGAGATAAAAGATAAAATAATTAAAGCTGCTGAAGTTGTTTTTTTTGAAGATGATTATGAAAAAATAACGGTGAGCGAAATTGCAAATAGGGCAGATATTGGTGTTGGAACAATTTATAATTATTTTAAATCTAAAGATGATATTTTTGTTTCAACTATGAAGACGATGTTTGATATAGACTATTCGGATATTAATATTAATAAGGAATTATTGAATAAGCCAAATGAAAATAATGAAGCGGTTGATTTAATAGTAAAATATAATTTTAAAATATTTTTAAAAATAAGTAAAATTCCAAAAGTAATTATAAAGAAACTTTTTCAAATTATGTTAAATGATGATGGAAAAACTAAAATTTTATCGGAACTTATAAAACTGGATTTCAAATATATTTATGAGATTGAAAAATTAATTAAATTTTCACAAGAAAAAGGAAAATTAAAATCAAATTTTGATGCATATTTAATGGCAGAAACGATTTACTCTATTGTAGGTATAAATTTTGCAATGTTTATGTATAATGTAAAAAATTTTGATGAAACAATGATTGATTTAGAAAAGAAAATTAGAATGGTTTTAAATGAATATGTAGCAAAATAA
- a CDS encoding xanthine dehydrogenase family protein molybdopterin-binding subunit, producing the protein MNKFKTIGKSVVRRDAKDKLRGRALYPQDIYMEDMVFGYTLRSTKAHAKFKMDISEAEKYEGVLTILVAKDVLSHNSHGVVFKDHEVFCSKKVRRIGDPLAFIVASTDEIAREAAKYIKVEYEELPAVFDPYEAMKKDAPRVHDDKDNLIYHYKCNRGDIKKGFEESFIVVENEYKTNFADHVFLQVESGLSYLEEDGTLVVIASSQYPHFDRLEVSDAIGIEEEKIKIINPVVGGAFGGREDITLQIHLALATLKLKRPVKATFTREESFYAHSKRHPITMKVKSGVDKNGKLLAFEAEIVGDTGAYASWAINVMRKAGIHVTGPYFIPNVKVDSYAVYTNNPFSGAMRGFGATQVPVAYEQQMDILAEKLGLSPEEIRRRNMYRNESITANGQVLVESVPLDECLDKVEEEMSKKEFVKDENSSIKKGRGLAISWYGTGYGNGFPDVSVATVELRDDGNINLRVGAAEVGQGARTIMPQLCAEVVGVNPLNVNMISFDTSTFEDSGTAAATRQTYNTGNAVKLASESFVKRIFEVARDILGLNSTVGFFIEEGVVSLKMLPSKKVSFKEIAEYMNEKNEILSARETFTAQTCQMNPETGEGAPYWPYTFNAFTTEVEVDTSTGRVEVKEAWCAQDVGRAINPKLCEGQIEGGYVMGLGYTLYEDLNVKKGAIKNNKFAKYIIPTSMDIPKINSYLIEDPENTAPYGAKGIGEPVMVPVAPAILNAIYDAIGVRIYIIPATPDIVLKAIKDAEKNNNNN; encoded by the coding sequence ATGAATAAATTTAAAACAATTGGAAAAAGCGTAGTTAGGCGTGACGCAAAAGATAAATTAAGAGGAAGAGCACTTTATCCTCAAGATATATATATGGAAGATATGGTTTTTGGATATACTTTAAGGTCTACAAAAGCACATGCAAAATTTAAAATGGATATAAGTGAAGCTGAAAAATATGAAGGTGTGCTTACAATTCTTGTAGCTAAGGACGTACTTAGCCATAATTCGCATGGAGTTGTATTTAAAGATCATGAAGTATTTTGTTCGAAAAAAGTTAGAAGAATAGGAGATCCATTAGCTTTTATAGTTGCGTCTACAGATGAAATTGCGAGAGAAGCTGCAAAATATATTAAAGTTGAATATGAAGAGCTTCCAGCAGTTTTTGATCCATATGAAGCGATGAAAAAAGATGCGCCTCGAGTTCATGATGATAAAGATAATTTAATATATCATTATAAATGTAATAGAGGTGATATAAAAAAAGGTTTTGAAGAATCTTTTATTGTGGTCGAAAATGAATATAAAACAAATTTTGCTGATCATGTATTTCTTCAAGTGGAGTCTGGGTTATCATATTTAGAAGAAGACGGAACACTGGTTGTAATAGCATCTTCTCAGTACCCTCATTTTGATAGATTAGAGGTGTCAGATGCTATTGGTATTGAAGAAGAAAAAATTAAAATAATTAATCCAGTTGTTGGTGGTGCTTTTGGTGGCAGGGAAGATATTACTTTACAAATACATCTTGCTTTAGCTACACTTAAACTTAAAAGACCTGTAAAAGCAACATTTACTAGAGAAGAATCGTTTTATGCTCATTCAAAGCGTCACCCAATAACAATGAAAGTGAAATCGGGTGTAGATAAAAACGGGAAACTACTTGCCTTCGAAGCTGAAATTGTTGGAGATACTGGTGCATATGCTTCTTGGGCAATCAATGTTATGAGAAAAGCAGGGATTCATGTAACTGGACCGTATTTTATTCCAAATGTTAAAGTGGATAGTTACGCTGTATATACAAATAATCCGTTTTCTGGTGCGATGAGAGGTTTTGGAGCTACACAAGTTCCAGTAGCATATGAACAGCAAATGGATATCCTAGCTGAAAAATTAGGCTTATCACCAGAGGAAATAAGAAGAAGAAACATGTATAGAAATGAATCAATTACTGCTAATGGACAAGTTCTTGTGGAAAGTGTTCCGCTTGACGAGTGTTTAGATAAAGTTGAAGAAGAAATGAGTAAAAAAGAATTTGTGAAAGATGAAAATTCTTCTATTAAGAAAGGAAGAGGTCTTGCTATAAGTTGGTATGGAACTGGTTATGGTAATGGATTTCCTGACGTATCAGTTGCAACTGTGGAACTTAGAGATGATGGAAATATTAATCTTAGAGTAGGTGCTGCAGAGGTCGGTCAAGGTGCCAGAACTATTATGCCTCAGCTCTGCGCTGAAGTTGTTGGTGTTAACCCTCTTAATGTGAATATGATAAGTTTTGATACAAGTACATTTGAAGACTCAGGAACGGCTGCTGCAACTAGACAAACTTACAATACAGGAAATGCTGTAAAACTCGCATCAGAATCTTTTGTAAAAAGAATATTTGAAGTTGCAAGAGATATTTTGGGATTAAATTCAACTGTCGGATTTTTTATAGAAGAAGGGGTCGTTTCACTTAAAATGCTTCCTTCTAAAAAAGTTTCTTTTAAGGAAATTGCTGAATATATGAATGAGAAAAATGAAATTCTGTCTGCTAGAGAAACATTTACTGCTCAAACTTGCCAAATGAATCCGGAAACAGGTGAAGGTGCACCTTACTGGCCTTATACTTTTAATGCATTTACAACTGAAGTAGAAGTAGATACAAGTACAGGACGAGTAGAAGTTAAAGAAGCATGGTGTGCACAAGACGTTGGAAGAGCTATTAATCCAAAGCTTTGTGAAGGTCAAATTGAAGGTGGTTATGTAATGGGTCTTGGTTACACCCTTTATGAAGACTTAAATGTAAAAAAAGGTGCAATCAAAAATAATAAATTTGCTAAATATATTATACCTACATCAATGGATATACCAAAAATAAATAGTTACTTAATTGAAGATCCTGAAAACACTGCTCCTTACGGTGCAAAAGGAATAGGTGAGCCTGTAATGGTACCTGTTGCTCCTGCTATTTTAAATGCAATATACGATGCGATTGGAGTTAGAATTTATATAATACCAGCTACACCGGATATAGTGCTAAAAGCCATTAAAGATGCTGAAAAAAATAATAATAATAACTAA
- a CDS encoding DNA-3-methyladenine glycosylase family protein yields MKYYYLDKEVIVENLKNFNLKHIFECGQAFRWKLEEDESYTFIIKNKIINVYEKGNKVIFRNITLDDFENLLIDYFDLKTDYGVIKKNLEKIDNNLKKAIEFGYGIRILNQDKIEMIISFIISANNRIPMIKRAIENLSEKFGIYIGKYKGRDYYQFPDLEVLANQDIENLRVSGVGFRDKYISKTSKMLVEKIITLEEIKNLPKDELKKELTKLSGVGPKVADCVMLFSFNKRNSFPIDTWVKKVMEHFYLGEDTTFKEIEKYSKDYFGELAGYAQQYLFYYARENKI; encoded by the coding sequence ATGAAATATTATTATTTGGATAAAGAAGTAATTGTAGAAAATTTAAAAAACTTTAATTTAAAGCATATATTTGAGTGTGGACAAGCCTTTAGGTGGAAATTAGAAGAAGATGAAAGTTATACATTTATAATAAAAAATAAAATTATTAATGTCTACGAGAAGGGTAATAAAGTGATTTTTAGAAATATTACTTTAGATGATTTTGAGAATTTATTAATAGATTATTTTGACTTGAAAACAGATTATGGTGTTATAAAAAAAAATCTAGAGAAGATTGATAATAATTTGAAAAAAGCGATTGAATTTGGCTATGGTATAAGAATTCTTAATCAAGATAAAATAGAAATGATTATAAGTTTTATTATTTCTGCAAACAATAGAATACCAATGATCAAAAGAGCAATTGAAAATTTAAGTGAAAAATTTGGAATTTACATAGGAAAGTACAAAGGTCGAGATTATTATCAGTTTCCTGATTTAGAAGTTTTAGCAAATCAAGATATAGAAAATCTTAGAGTTTCTGGAGTTGGGTTTAGAGATAAATATATAAGCAAAACTTCAAAAATGCTAGTGGAAAAAATAATTACACTTGAAGAAATTAAAAATTTACCAAAAGACGAATTAAAAAAAGAATTAACAAAACTTAGTGGCGTTGGTCCAAAAGTTGCTGATTGTGTTATGCTTTTTTCATTTAATAAGAGAAATTCTTTTCCAATTGATACATGGGTTAAAAAAGTTATGGAACATTTTTATTTGGGAGAAGATACTACCTTTAAAGAAATTGAAAAATATTCAAAAGATTATTTTGGTGAATTAGCGGGATATGCACAGCAATATCTATTTTATTATGCTAGAGAAAATAAAATATAG
- the groL gene encoding chaperonin GroEL (60 kDa chaperone family; promotes refolding of misfolded polypeptides especially under stressful conditions; forms two stacked rings of heptamers to form a barrel-shaped 14mer; ends can be capped by GroES; misfolded proteins enter the barrel where they are refolded when GroES binds) translates to MAKDILYGEDARKKLEAGVDKLANTVKVTLGPKGRNVILDKQFGSPLITNDGVTIAREIELEDKFENMGAQLVKEVATKTNDVAGDGTTTATILAQAIIREGLKNIAAGANPMILKHGIEKAVDIAVKNIKNLSTMIETKDEIADVASISAGDKTIGTLISEAMEKVGKDGVITVEESKTMDTELEVVEGMQFDRGYLSPYMVTDTDKMEASLDSPYILITDKKITNIQDILPILEQIVKQGKKLLIIAEDVDGEALTTIVVNKLRGTFDCVAVKAPGFGDRRKAMLKDIAIVTNGTVISDELGYELKTVTLDMLGQAKSVKISKENTTIIDGLGNSVDIKDRVAQIRTLIEESTSEFDKEKLQERLAKLSGGVAVIRVGAATEVEMKDKKLRIEDALNATRAAVEEGIIAGGGTAFIITIPKIEKLIEKLSGDEKTGAKIIKRALEEPIRQISFNAGIEGSIVVEKIKTSEIGIGYDALEDKYVNMVKAGIVDPTKVTRSALQNAASISAMFLTTEAAVVEIAKDTPEMPAMGGMPGMM, encoded by the coding sequence ATGGCAAAAGATATATTGTACGGAGAAGATGCAAGAAAAAAATTAGAAGCAGGTGTAGATAAATTAGCTAATACGGTTAAAGTTACTCTTGGGCCAAAGGGACGAAATGTTATATTAGATAAGCAATTTGGGTCACCTCTTATAACAAATGATGGAGTAACAATAGCTAGAGAAATAGAACTTGAAGATAAATTCGAAAATATGGGAGCTCAATTAGTTAAAGAAGTTGCTACTAAAACTAATGATGTTGCGGGTGACGGAACAACAACGGCTACAATTCTTGCACAAGCTATAATAAGAGAAGGATTAAAGAATATTGCAGCTGGTGCAAATCCTATGATATTAAAACATGGTATTGAAAAAGCTGTAGATATTGCAGTAAAAAATATTAAAAATTTAAGTACAATGATTGAGACAAAAGATGAAATTGCAGATGTTGCCTCAATTTCAGCGGGAGATAAAACAATAGGAACTTTAATATCTGAAGCAATGGAAAAAGTGGGTAAAGACGGGGTAATAACTGTTGAAGAATCTAAAACAATGGATACAGAGCTTGAAGTTGTTGAAGGAATGCAATTTGACAGAGGCTATTTATCACCGTATATGGTTACAGATACTGATAAAATGGAAGCGTCACTTGATAGTCCCTATATATTAATTACAGATAAAAAAATAACTAATATTCAAGATATACTTCCTATACTAGAGCAAATAGTTAAGCAAGGTAAAAAACTACTTATTATTGCTGAAGATGTGGATGGAGAAGCTCTAACAACAATTGTAGTTAATAAATTAAGAGGAACTTTTGATTGCGTAGCCGTTAAAGCACCAGGCTTTGGCGACAGGAGAAAAGCTATGCTTAAAGATATAGCTATTGTAACGAATGGTACTGTTATTTCTGATGAACTAGGTTATGAATTAAAAACAGTAACTCTTGATATGCTAGGGCAAGCAAAATCGGTTAAAATTAGCAAGGAAAATACTACAATAATTGATGGATTAGGAAATTCAGTTGATATTAAAGATAGGGTTGCTCAGATAAGAACTCTTATAGAAGAAAGTACATCAGAATTTGATAAAGAAAAACTTCAAGAAAGATTAGCAAAACTTTCAGGTGGAGTAGCTGTAATTAGAGTTGGAGCAGCTACTGAAGTTGAAATGAAAGATAAAAAACTTAGAATTGAAGATGCGCTTAATGCTACAAGAGCCGCAGTAGAAGAAGGTATTATTGCAGGTGGTGGAACAGCATTCATTATAACAATTCCAAAAATTGAAAAGCTTATTGAGAAACTAAGTGGAGATGAAAAAACAGGTGCAAAAATTATAAAAAGAGCTCTTGAAGAGCCTATTAGACAGATTTCGTTTAACGCTGGAATAGAAGGTTCTATTGTAGTAGAAAAAATTAAAACTTCTGAAATAGGAATAGGATATGATGCTCTAGAAGATAAATATGTAAATATGGTTAAAGCAGGAATTGTTGATCCTACAAAAGTTACAAGATCAGCTCTACAAAATGCAGCATCTATATCAGCAATGTTCTTAACTACAGAAGCGGCTGTTGTTGAAATAGCGAAGGATACTCCTGAAATGCCAGCGATGGGTGGAATGCCAGGGATGATGTAA
- the ade gene encoding adenine deaminase, whose product MKNEIKKIIDIASGRNKADLVIKNAKIINVFTEEIIDGDVAISSGKIVGIGEYTGIEEIDLKGKYLAPGLIDAHVHIESSMVTPSQFAKTIIPRGTTTIIADPHEIGNVCGLDGIKYMLDDSKNLPLDVYIMLPSCVPATSFENSGAVLLADDLEKLIDDKRVLGLGELMDYPAVTSAEKNVVDKINLARNRGKIIDGHGPILTEKDLNAYVSAGVKTEHECETVEEMIERLRLGMYVLIREGSAARNLEALVKGVNKENLRRVMFCTDDRHPDDILKDGHIDNNVRLAFRSGIPLISAIKMASLNAAECYRLYDRGAIAPGYKADMIVFSNLNTFKIEKVFKDGKLVAKDGKSLFNVEKTNTSKVTDTVNFIDVTENDLKIKLDTGIARVIKLIPHSLVTESVYRKVVTENGFFKYHSKLDILKLVVIERHHATGNIGLGLAEGFGLMDGAIASTVAHDSHNLIVIGDCDINIVEATKEIKKIGGGIVIVKNGRVIYSLPLAIGGIMSEENIEIVNKKLNDMLEFAYRELNVSKNFDPFMTLAFLALPVIPELKLTDEGLFDVNKFEFTTINVE is encoded by the coding sequence ATGAAAAATGAAATAAAGAAAATAATTGATATAGCATCTGGAAGAAATAAAGCTGATTTAGTAATAAAAAATGCAAAAATAATAAATGTATTTACAGAAGAAATAATAGATGGAGATGTTGCAATTTCCAGTGGGAAAATTGTTGGAATAGGTGAGTATACTGGTATAGAAGAGATAGATTTAAAAGGAAAATACTTAGCTCCAGGTCTTATAGATGCTCATGTTCACATTGAATCTTCCATGGTAACACCAAGTCAATTTGCAAAAACGATTATTCCAAGAGGGACTACAACTATAATTGCAGATCCCCATGAAATTGGAAATGTATGTGGGCTAGACGGAATAAAATATATGCTTGATGATAGTAAAAACTTGCCTCTTGATGTTTATATAATGCTTCCTTCATGTGTTCCAGCTACGTCGTTTGAAAATTCTGGAGCTGTTCTATTAGCAGATGATTTAGAAAAATTAATTGATGATAAACGAGTTCTTGGTTTAGGTGAATTAATGGATTATCCTGCAGTTACAAGTGCAGAAAAAAATGTAGTAGATAAAATCAATTTAGCTAGAAATAGAGGTAAAATAATTGATGGACATGGTCCGATTCTTACTGAAAAAGATTTAAATGCATATGTTTCTGCCGGAGTAAAAACTGAACACGAATGTGAAACAGTAGAAGAAATGATTGAAAGACTTAGACTAGGAATGTATGTACTAATAAGAGAAGGTTCAGCTGCCAGGAATCTAGAAGCTTTAGTAAAAGGTGTTAATAAAGAGAATCTTAGAAGAGTAATGTTTTGTACAGATGACAGGCACCCTGATGATATATTAAAAGACGGTCATATTGATAACAATGTAAGATTAGCATTTCGCAGTGGAATACCCCTTATTTCTGCAATTAAAATGGCTTCACTTAACGCTGCAGAATGTTATAGACTTTATGATAGAGGTGCAATTGCACCAGGTTATAAAGCAGATATGATAGTTTTTAGTAATCTGAATACATTTAAAATTGAAAAAGTGTTTAAGGATGGAAAATTAGTTGCTAAAGATGGAAAATCATTGTTTAATGTAGAAAAAACAAATACAAGTAAAGTTACAGATACCGTGAATTTTATAGATGTTACAGAAAATGATCTTAAAATAAAATTAGATACAGGAATAGCAAGAGTGATAAAATTAATTCCACATTCTTTAGTAACAGAGAGTGTATATAGAAAAGTAGTAACTGAAAATGGATTTTTTAAATATCATAGTAAATTAGATATATTAAAACTAGTAGTAATTGAAAGGCATCATGCAACAGGCAATATTGGACTTGGGCTTGCAGAAGGGTTTGGTCTTATGGATGGTGCAATAGCATCTACTGTAGCCCATGATTCTCATAATTTAATAGTTATTGGTGACTGTGACATAAATATAGTTGAAGCAACAAAAGAAATAAAGAAAATTGGTGGAGGAATCGTTATTGTAAAAAACGGAAGAGTTATATATTCTCTTCCACTCGCAATTGGAGGTATTATGAGTGAAGAAAATATCGAAATAGTAAACAAAAAACTTAATGATATGCTTGAATTTGCATATAGAGAATTGAATGTAAGTAAAAATTTTGATCCATTTATGACATTAGCATTTTTAGCGCTTCCTGTAATACCAGAATTGAAGCTTACTGATGAAGGCTTGTTTGATGTTAATAAATTTGAATTTACTACTATAAATGTTGAATAA
- a CDS encoding EAL and HDOD domain-containing protein produces the protein MKIFVARQPIFDSKQDVYAYELLYRNSEENRSNIESLDGDNATSSVITNSILLVGIENMTYGKRAFINFTKKLLIDEIPTLFSNEIVVVEILEDVIPDESIISAVKNMKDKGYLIALDDFVLEYDYLELIKLADIIKIDFILTSKKERREIINRYKKYNIKFLAEKVETIEEFNEAKEMGYSYFQGYFFSKPTIITSNDIKTISTSYSQILKEVIKDEPEYDLISNIIESDIALTYKLLKLINSPAFYTSKKVTSISRALVMLGFKEIRKWISIIMMRDLGKDKPDEIMRVSLIRGKMGEGLARLCKMNSRKDEMFIIGIFSMIDTLMDRTLFDILSEMPFETGIIEALLGYDNELRKLFKVILAYEVGDWDKMQEYTSKLGIDVHQIPDIYFEALKWTNEIFEA, from the coding sequence ATGAAGATTTTTGTTGCAAGACAACCAATTTTTGATAGTAAACAAGATGTTTATGCATATGAACTTTTGTATAGGAATAGCGAAGAAAATAGAAGTAATATTGAATCACTTGATGGAGATAATGCTACTTCAAGCGTTATTACTAATTCTATTTTATTAGTTGGAATCGAGAATATGACCTATGGAAAAAGAGCATTTATTAATTTTACTAAAAAATTATTAATTGATGAAATACCAACCTTATTTTCAAATGAAATTGTTGTTGTTGAAATACTTGAAGATGTAATTCCGGATGAGTCAATAATTTCTGCAGTTAAAAATATGAAAGATAAGGGCTATTTGATTGCTCTTGATGATTTTGTTTTAGAATATGATTACTTAGAATTAATAAAACTTGCTGATATAATAAAGATAGATTTTATTCTTACGAGCAAAAAAGAAAGAAGAGAAATAATAAATAGATATAAAAAATACAATATTAAATTTTTAGCTGAAAAGGTTGAGACTATTGAAGAATTTAATGAAGCAAAAGAGATGGGATATTCATATTTTCAAGGATATTTCTTTTCTAAACCTACTATTATTACTTCAAATGACATAAAAACTATTTCTACAAGCTATAGCCAAATATTAAAAGAAGTTATAAAAGATGAGCCTGAATATGATTTAATATCAAATATTATAGAAAGTGATATTGCCTTAACATATAAACTATTAAAACTTATAAATTCACCAGCATTTTATACGTCAAAAAAAGTAACTTCAATTAGTAGAGCTCTTGTTATGCTAGGATTTAAAGAAATTAGAAAATGGATTTCTATAATTATGATGAGAGATTTAGGTAAAGATAAGCCAGATGAAATTATGCGTGTTTCACTAATTAGAGGGAAAATGGGCGAAGGACTTGCTAGGCTTTGCAAAATGAATAGCCGTAAAGATGAGATGTTTATTATTGGCATTTTTTCTATGATAGATACGCTTATGGATAGAACTTTATTTGATATACTAAGTGAAATGCCTTTTGAAACGGGTATAATTGAAGCTCTTTTAGGATATGATAATGAGCTTAGAAAGTTATTTAAAGTTATTTTGGCATATGAAGTGGGAGATTGGGATAAAATGCAAGAATATACTAGTAAATTGGGTATTGACGTTCATCAAATTCCAGACATATATTTTGAGGCTTTAAAATGGACAAACGAAATTTTTGAGGCATAA